In Oryza sativa Japonica Group chromosome 1, ASM3414082v1, the genomic stretch CTGTGGCCCATATATCATGCAACAATCCAAAAACTCACAGGTCTCGGTGTTGATCGTGTCAACATGTGACCACCCTAAAAACTCTTCACTAAATATTAAAGTATTGCTAGAACAGAGCTTCAAGATATAAGTCATGATCACCAACAACCATGTTCAAAAAGAAATAGAAAGCTATGGCACAGCAACAAAAAGCAAAAGCATGCATGGATATAATCTTTAACATCATCCATGTCATAttgcaaaagaaagaaagagagaacaaTACAAATGATGTGTCAATTACACATCCATCATTATCCATCCACCTTCCGTGTACCACACTTCATATATCATGAGTCACTTCATGTCTGGACATTAACAAACTCTATCTTAACATTCAAATGCATGAGACTTTATCTCACTATAAATGCACAATGATTTAGCATTGTTTCTCACAAAACCATTCAAGTTCATTAGTACTACAACAACATGGCATCCATAAATCGCCCCATAGTTTTCTTCACAGTTTGCTTGTTCCTCTTGTGCAATGGCTCTCTAGCCCAGCAGCTATTAGGCCAGAGCACTAGTCAATGGCAGAGTTCTCGTCGTGGAAGTCCAAGAGAATGCAGGTTCGATAGGTTGCAAGCATTTGAGCCAATTCGGAGTGTGAGGTCTCAAGCTGGCACAACTGAGTTCTTCGATGTCTCTAATGAGCAATTTCAATGTACCGGAGTATCTGTTGTCCGTCGAGTTATTGAACCTAGAGGCCTTCTACTACCCCATTACACTAATGGTGCATCTCTAGTATATATCATCCAAGGTTCGTGCAACAATTTAAGTGCATAATGAATTAATGATCAGCTTCCATGTTTATATTGCTTGTAATTAACATGCATGCCATACTTTCAGGGAGAGGTATAACAGGGCCAACTTTCCCAGGCTGTCCTGAGTCCTACCAACAACAGTTCCAACAATCAGGCCAAGCCCAATTGACCGAAAGTCAAAGCCAAAGTCAAAAGTTCAAGGATGAACATCAAAAGATCCACCGTTTCAGACAAGGAGATGTAATTGCATTGCCTGCTGGTGTAGCTCATTGGTGCTACAATGATGGTGAAGTGCCAGTTGTTGCCATATATGTCACTGATCTCAACAACGGTGCTAATCAACTTGACCCTAGGCAAAGGGTAATTAAGCAGAACTTTTCCAAAGCTAAACATTTTTACTactattttgatatttttattccaCTTATCTTAGATGATGATTTAGCCTTTTAATCAACTGTTAGGATTTCTTGTTAGCTGGAAATAAGAGAAACCCTCAAGCATACAGGCGTGAGGTTGAGGAGCGGTCACAGAACATATTTAGTGGCTTTAGCACTGAACTACTTAGCGAGGCTCTTGGCGTAAGCAGCCAAGTGGCAAGGCAGCTCCAATGTCAAAATGACCAAAGAGGAGAAATTGTCCGTGTCGAACACGGGCTCAGTTTGCTGCAGCCATATGCATCATTGCAGGAGCAGGAACAAGGACAAGTGCAATCAAGAGAGCGTTATCAAGAAGGACAATATCAGCAAAGTCAATATGGAAGTGGCTGCTCTAACGGTTTGGATGAGACCTTTTGCACCCTGAGGGTAAGGCAAAACATCGATAATCCTAACCGTGCTGATACATACAATCCAAGAGCTGGAAGGGTTACAAATCTCAACACCCAGAATTTCCCCATTCTTAGTCTTGTACAGATGAGTGCAGTCAAAGTAAATCTATACCAGGTAAAATGAACAGCACATTTTTTTCTTGGTAAAAGCTTTAATGCACACAATATGCTAATGATGTGCACCTTTTCTATTGCAGAATGCACTCCTTTCACCATTTTGGAACATCAACGCTCACAGCGTCGTGTATATTACTCAAGGCCGTGCCCGGGTTCAAGTTGTCAACAACAATGGAAAGACAGTGTTCAACGGCGAGCTTCGCCGCGGACAGCTGCTTATTATACCACAACACTATGCAGTTGTAAAGAAGGCACAAAGAGAAGGATGTGCTTACATTGCATTCAAGACCAATCCTAACTCTATGGTAAGCCACATTGCAGGAAAGAGTTCCATCTTCCGTGCTCTCCCAAATGATGTTCTAGCAAATGCATATCGCATCTCAAGAGAAGAGGCTCAGAGGCTCAAGCATAATAGAGGAGATGAGTTCGGTGCATTCACTCCAATCCAATACAAGAGCTACCAAGACGTTTATAATGCGGCAGAATCCTCTTAGGTCGGCTTGCGGATAAAGAataactaaataaataaattgcaaGCAATTGTTTTGCTGCTATGTACTGTCCAGTCTTTCGACTAATGATGATAAAGCCTCTCTTTATCCTTATGTTTGTTCTTTACTTCTACAGTAATGTTCGAAAATAAGCAATTGTTTTGTTCTGTAATCCATAAAAATATAACACCCCTTTAAGTAGTTATTTGAATGACCCACCATAAAATTAATACGCATGCCACGGCTATCAAGGTTCCACTGCACCGAAGCATTTAGGGAAGCTCACCGCACTGGTCTTCTTACTTCACAGGAGAAGGGCAAAGGCCTTGGCCAAGATGCAGATAAGAAATGACTACTCCAATTCAAAGATTTTATTACATTCAATGAACATTGGAAGGAAAATTTTAATAGGAGTACGAAAAAAAACCAGAATTATTTACAATACAATATAAACCCATCATGTTGGATTGATATGATTTGTAGACATTTTTACTGTATAAGAGGAAACTATACAAGATAAAACATGATGTGTTCTCTCGGTCATGAAAGCCAGATCCCAGAGAGCAAAGTGGACAAAGTGGTATATGCTTAATGCATGGACAGAAACAACTTTGTCATAACATCAATTTTCACTCCTGCCAGTTATTTGAAGAACATAAAACACATTCTAATCCATCTCATGCATACATATGCGTAGCATACAGTTAGTTACTCAATAATCACAATACTATCCAAAAAAACATAGAACAAGCTAGTGTGCAACTTAGCTTACCAAAAGGGTGCTTAAAGGATAAATATATGAAACTGTTTCAACCAGTGTATAATACAACTAAGAGAACAGATGATAAGAGCATAAGACTACCATACCCGATAGTGTTTTCCATTTTCATATTTAGTTGCAACTCTTGATAACCTGTGCTGAACACAGCCCTTTGGATCCAGTCTTTCAATAACAGGATCAACATACTGTCCATGTAAAAAAAGTTCATCTgggtttatatatttttcagaaaCAACCAAATTGTTGAGGAAATTCTGGTAAACCTACCATACTCAGCTGATCAGAGTACACAACAATTTCATAGAATTTTCCAAGATGTTCCAAAAAGGCATCCACTCCTGGCCTCTTAAAAGTTCTCCATCCTCGCTCACGCTATACATACATAAAAGAAATTATGGGTCAAGCAGCCTCCCAAGGGTCATAAACATTTTATACTATATGATATGCATGCTTGAAAACTTAACTAGAAAACATAAGGACTTCCACAATAGTTTGGCAATTTTGCAGTAGACATACAGAAAGTGATTACCCTTCTCTAGAGAGAGAGCACAAAAAGACGGTATATATTGTTTCTTAGGAAGTTTAAATTTAGATCAAAGTTGATATAGGAGAACAGAGATACAATTGATAGATGAGTGAACTGAAGAAAAATGATCACAAGCTTCCAATCGAACAAGCAAATAAGTAAAACCATTTTAAATAACCATCCCTTTTTAGATCAATCTGAATGGGGATTACGatacttagggcctgtttggatcTCTGGTTGTACCAAGAGTCCAAGACTAGATCttgtaaaaaaaagattttagaGGCTAACAACCTAAAACTTTGTTTGGATCACATAACATATTTATTATGTGTCCCAAACGAAATTTAATAAGGCATTAGGTTCTCAAATCCGTGTAACAAAACAGTTCTGGTAAAACCAGAGAATCAGAGATCCAAAACAAAATCAGCATGAGCACTTTCGAGTTATGCCATACAGCACAGATGGTAAAGTTCAAGTGCAAATTTGTGGAGAGACGGGGAAGCCAGAGCGTTAAGAGTTTGCGTAACTGTTAGGATTGGGTCATATTGTATACTACATAAGGACTACATATCAAATACCAAGATAAGTAACTTCGTAGAAAACATAAATGTTCACCTTCCAATCTGAGTATACAAGAGTCTCATTCAGATCCAGAACTAGGGTGAAGACATGCTGCTCTTGAGGAAGTAGATCCGGAAGAAGTTTATCTGATGATGGTTCACTAAAGCCCTTTAATAAAAATGAGTATTAGCATGATCTGCACGTCTGTTCACAATAGCCAACATGGATAATGGAGAACAAaagatttaatattttttactgACCCGAATTTGATCTTCTATTTGGCTCCTGGTATCCAAATAGAACTCAATAGCAGCAACAGGAACTGCAAAACAAAACATATGTGTTTAAGAATTGAGACGCAAAGAAAAGGAACAACAATAATTATGCCATGCAAACAGGAGGATAACAATTTATAGTACATGAAAGGGTTAAATGACGAACCCCTGCTATCTAGGGCACTCATACCATGCTTCTTCCCTGTGGTGTATGTTTGTCTAGAGCCATAGAGCGCTCTAGACAATGCATCAATTTACTAGATATTTAACAAACAGCTTTG encodes the following:
- the LOC4327027 gene encoding glutelin type-A 1 precursor; its protein translation is MASINRPIVFFTVCLFLLCNGSLAQQLLGQSTSQWQSSRRGSPRECRFDRLQAFEPIRSVRSQAGTTEFFDVSNEQFQCTGVSVVRRVIEPRGLLLPHYTNGASLVYIIQGRGITGPTFPGCPESYQQQFQQSGQAQLTESQSQSQKFKDEHQKIHRFRQGDVIALPAGVAHWCYNDGEVPVVAIYVTDLNNGANQLDPRQRDFLLAGNKRNPQAYRREVEERSQNIFSGFSTELLSEALGVSSQVARQLQCQNDQRGEIVRVEHGLSLLQPYASLQEQEQGQVQSRERYQEGQYQQSQYGSGCSNGLDETFCTLRVRQNIDNPNRADTYNPRAGRVTNLNTQNFPILSLVQMSAVKVNLYQNALLSPFWNINAHSVVYITQGRARVQVVNNNGKTVFNGELRRGQLLIIPQHYAVVKKAQREGCAYIAFKTNPNSMVSHIAGKSSIFRALPNDVLANAYRISREEAQRLKHNRGDEFGAFTPIQYKSYQDVYNAAESS